The Verrucomicrobiota bacterium region CACGATGAAGGCAGGCTTCCTGGAATCGAGCAAGGCCATCAACGAGTCCCAGCGCGTATAGTCCGCCTGCCGCCGCGAAAAAGCTTCATAGGGCCAGCCCCGCCTTTGCAGTTCCCGTTCGAAGGCTGCGCCGATGTAACCCGTATTACCCAGCAATATGATCATGATCGAGCTTCTCCTCTCCAAAAGATTTCCAGCTGATTCTCAGGCAAATTTCCCGCGTTTCACTTCCTCCACAACGGCAAGCAGATAGTCGCGATACTCGCATTTCGGAACATTCTCCAGAAGGGTCGAGAACTGCGCGGCCGTTAAGAAGCCCTTTCTCAATGCGGCTTCTTCGGGACAGCCGATCTTGATGCCCACGCGTTTTTCGATCGTCTGCACATAGGCGGAAGCCTCGTGCAAGCTCGTGCTCGTGCCGGCGTCCAACCACGCAAACCCCCGGTTCAGCAATCCCACCCGCAGCTTCCCCTCGCGGAGATAGGCCATGTTCACATCCGTAATCTCCAACTCTCCCCGCGCCGAGGGCCGCATGGACTTCGTGATGCGAACCACATTGTTGTCGTAGAGATACAACCCGGGCACTGCGTAATGACTCTTGGGTTGCTTGGGCTTCTCTTCAATGGACAAGGCTTTTCCGTGTGCGTCGAACTCCACCACGCCGTAGCGCTCGGGATCATGCACGCGATAGCCGAAAATCGTCGCGCCCTCTTTGAATTCCCCGAAAGCGCGCTGGAAGACATCGCCCCCGTAAAAAATATTGTCTCCCAGAATGAGCGCCACCGGATCCCCGCCAATGAAGCTCTCGGCAATCAAGAACGCCTGGGCGATCCCCTCCGGCTTCGCCTGCTCCCGGTATTCGATCGACAGCCCCCAGCTCTTGCCGTCCCCGAGCAACTCTCGAAATCGCGGCAAGTCGCGGGGTGTTGAAATGAGGCAGAATTCGCGTACCCCGCTCTCGATCAAGGTCGTCAGCGGATAGTAAACCATGGGCTTGTCGTAAACCGGCTGCAGTTGCTTGCTCGCCACGAGGGTCAAGGGATACAACCGGGAACCGGCTCCGCCTGCTAGAATAATTCCTTTCATAAAATATTGCTCCTAGGGGCGCACAGCCCTGTAAAACATTTGACCTTCGTCCACGCTGAGAGGATAGGGACTCGCCGCTCCGGCCACATCCTGCCACGGCCCTTCTCCTGCATTTCGGGTTTGTTGCAGTCTGCCTTGAAACCTCAACACCCATCCACCTGCACTTCCTTCCGACGAGAGGGAAGGAGGTCCCGCACTGAGGGTTGAAAAATAGGATCGGATGGCATTCGGGTGATTCCCTGCGTTGACTGGAATCCGTTCCTGATTGGGTCCGAAACTGTACCATTCAAGCCCCGCATCACCGGTGCCTTCAAACCAAACCAGCCTCATCGGATACAACCCGGCAACGGGAACATGGGACGAAAACGGGACCTCCGAAGCCAACTTGTTCGTCAACACCCCGGCGACAACCAGCGCGGTGGCGCTGAACTCCGTCGCCACCGTCAGCCGAAATCCCTCGTCACTCTGAACCCCCATCCGCACCAGACCCGCCGGCAAGTCCAAGAATCCAACAACCTCGGCCGAAATAAAATTGTTGGCCCCAACCGGTTCTCCTGAAGCCGGTGATCCGACCCCGGGAATGGGGGAATCAGGATAGCCGTTGAAGGCCGTGAACCATCCCGCTTCCACGCCGCTTCCTCCCGCCATTTCCTGGTTCCAATTGATGATCCCAGTGAGCCGATAGGAACCGTCCGGCTCCGGACCGGGAGCGGCTCGATCAGGGAAGGACAACGCTCCCCGCAAATGGTCCTCG contains the following coding sequences:
- the rfbA gene encoding glucose-1-phosphate thymidylyltransferase RfbA, with product MKGIILAGGAGSRLYPLTLVASKQLQPVYDKPMVYYPLTTLIESGVREFCLISTPRDLPRFRELLGDGKSWGLSIEYREQAKPEGIAQAFLIAESFIGGDPVALILGDNIFYGGDVFQRAFGEFKEGATIFGYRVHDPERYGVVEFDAHGKALSIEEKPKQPKSHYAVPGLYLYDNNVVRITKSMRPSARGELEITDVNMAYLREGKLRVGLLNRGFAWLDAGTSTSLHEASAYVQTIEKRVGIKIGCPEEAALRKGFLTAAQFSTLLENVPKCEYRDYLLAVVEEVKRGKFA